A single window of Solenopsis invicta isolate M01_SB chromosome 3, UNIL_Sinv_3.0, whole genome shotgun sequence DNA harbors:
- the LOC120357248 gene encoding putative nuclease HARBI1 isoform X1, which yields MERFEASCGFPNVIGAIDGTHIKIRAPVEDAASYINRKGFPSINLQVVCDSRGLFTHCYAGQVGSVHDARVFRNSPVARFLHMPDVYFPNNSHIIGDAAYGIYPHVMVPFRNNGHLSLRQQNFNYCLSSTRMAIERAIGSLKIRFRIMLDCLPLTDVKKIPEFIIACCALT from the coding sequence ATGGAACGATTTGAAGCATCATGTGGCTTTCCAAATGTGATTGGCGCTATCGATGGAACTCACATCAAAATTCGAGCTCCAGTAGAAGACGCTGCTTCGTATATCAATCGGAAAGGATTTCCATCCATAAATTTACAAGTTGTGTGTGATTCACGTGGTCTTTTTACACACTGCTATGCAGGGCAAGTAGGCTCCGTACACGATGCTCGAGTTTTTAGGAATTCTCCAGTGGCACGTTTTTTGCACATGCCGGATGTTTATTTTCCAAATAACTCTCACATTATCGGTGATGCTGCTTATGGTATCTATCCACATGTGATGGTACCATTTAGAAACAACGGGCATCTCTCACTCAGacaacaaaatttcaattattgtcTTTCGTCCACCAGAATGGCAATAGAACGAGCTATTGGGTCACTGAAAATACGGTTCAGAATTATGTTAGATTGTCTGCCTTTAACAGATGTCAAGAAAATTCCAGAGTTCATCATTGCATGCTGTGCTCTTACATAA